Proteins from a genomic interval of Lactococcus protaetiae:
- a CDS encoding MarR family winged helix-turn-helix transcriptional regulator, translated as MDYNQLAENFFKALKSKEQVKMWGRMNGYTQGEHQVLFYLYKNAGKDILPSDIAKYTGTSTARVATILNNLEEKGLVTREISREDRRKILVSITGKGRDKADASRCRFIQNIARIFEEMGEERTQNFIENFQLFIEIGMKYAQEEKEKNK; from the coding sequence ATGGATTATAATCAATTGGCTGAAAATTTCTTTAAAGCCCTAAAAAGTAAAGAGCAGGTGAAAATGTGGGGCCGAATGAATGGTTACACACAAGGAGAGCATCAAGTTCTATTTTATCTTTATAAAAATGCAGGGAAAGATATTTTGCCGAGTGATATTGCAAAATATACAGGAACAAGTACTGCGCGTGTTGCAACCATTTTGAACAACCTTGAAGAAAAAGGATTGGTTACGCGAGAAATCTCTCGTGAAGACCGTCGTAAGATTTTGGTAAGTATTACTGGCAAGGGACGTGACAAAGCAGATGCTTCACGTTGTCGATTTATCCAAAATATTGCGAGAATCTTTGAAGAAATGGGTGAAGAACGAACACAGAACTTCATCGAAAATTTCCAATTATTTATTGAAATTGGGATGAAGTATGCTCAAGAAGAAAAGGAGAAAAATAAATGA